The proteins below are encoded in one region of Casimicrobium huifangae:
- a CDS encoding DNA internalization-related competence protein ComEC/Rec2 has protein sequence MRTLLVLLTGCVAVGLAQLVPELPPRWVSVVTLSGASLLAIALLFRKSQTPLLVALILAIAIGASYTCLRAELRMASELPREWEGRDVELIGVIDELPQADQQGVRFAFAVERVLTPTAVVPPRVALGWYKATVRELQSEPLPTLHAGERWQLTVRLKRPHGYANPNGFDVEAWLLENSLRATGSVRNDEPNRLLATNAGRAIDHLNRLRERLRERMQQALSGQRYAGVLIALAIGDQRAVSEADWSLFNATAVSHLLSISGAHVTLFAGWMGWLTMAGWRRSPRLLAWLPAQQAAALVAAVVAVAYAALAGFEVPAQRTCYMLLAAAFALMLRRTLSPWLILVLALTVVLAIDPWAVLAVGFWFSFGAVAFLLYVSVGRVGGRPWWHTVLATQAAVTLGLAPLSLALFQQVSLVGPLANAVAIPLVTLLVVPLTLLWLVVPLDALLLAAHQLMLWLVQGLQWLLTWPAPLWMQHAPPWWAVALAIAGCVVMLAPRGWPHRWLGALWCLPLFTVVPPAVPEGEFRLTALDIGQGTTAIVQTANHTLVYDTGPRWTDSADAGSRLIAPYLRGSGAGRIHGLVVSHLDIDHSGGARSLLNMLPVDWMLTSVFNEADIVTVARSRSVTPIACIRGQSWQWDGVRFEVLHPEADSYLEAKLKTNDRSCVIKVSSAQFSALLTADIEALSERALVERYADQSTMLRSDVLLMPHHGSLTSSTPAFIDAVAPKLALINAGYRNRFGHPRDAVLARYRERDIDVLRTDWHGAIVLDSVQGVTSASKYRDVRRRYWLDRPDPADQRPLE, from the coding sequence ATGCGCACGCTGCTGGTTTTGCTGACGGGCTGCGTCGCGGTTGGGCTGGCGCAGCTGGTGCCTGAACTGCCACCGCGCTGGGTATCGGTGGTGACGCTTTCCGGCGCTTCGCTGTTGGCAATCGCCTTGTTGTTTCGCAAGTCGCAGACGCCGTTGCTCGTGGCGCTGATACTCGCGATCGCCATTGGCGCCAGCTACACATGCCTGCGCGCCGAGCTGCGCATGGCCAGCGAACTGCCGCGCGAATGGGAAGGCCGCGACGTTGAACTGATCGGCGTCATCGACGAACTGCCCCAGGCCGACCAGCAGGGTGTACGTTTTGCCTTCGCGGTCGAGCGCGTACTCACGCCAACTGCAGTGGTGCCGCCGCGAGTCGCGCTGGGGTGGTACAAGGCAACCGTGCGTGAGCTGCAGAGCGAACCATTGCCCACACTGCACGCGGGTGAGCGCTGGCAGTTGACGGTTCGTCTCAAGCGCCCGCATGGCTATGCCAATCCGAATGGATTCGATGTCGAGGCCTGGCTGCTGGAAAACAGCCTGCGCGCCACCGGTAGCGTGCGCAACGACGAACCGAATCGCCTGCTGGCAACGAATGCCGGGCGGGCGATTGATCATCTCAACCGTTTGCGTGAACGGCTGCGCGAGCGCATGCAGCAGGCGCTTTCCGGGCAACGCTACGCCGGGGTGCTGATCGCGCTGGCGATTGGTGACCAGCGCGCGGTGAGCGAAGCAGACTGGTCATTGTTCAACGCCACTGCGGTCTCGCATCTGCTCTCGATCAGCGGCGCCCACGTGACACTGTTCGCCGGCTGGATGGGCTGGCTCACCATGGCCGGATGGCGCCGCTCACCACGACTGCTGGCGTGGCTGCCGGCACAGCAGGCAGCTGCTCTGGTCGCCGCCGTAGTCGCCGTCGCCTACGCCGCACTCGCTGGTTTCGAGGTGCCCGCGCAACGCACCTGCTACATGCTGCTCGCGGCGGCGTTTGCCCTGATGTTGCGACGGACGCTGTCGCCTTGGCTGATTCTGGTGCTGGCGCTAACCGTGGTACTGGCGATTGATCCGTGGGCGGTGCTCGCCGTGGGTTTCTGGTTTTCGTTCGGAGCTGTGGCCTTCCTGCTGTACGTCTCCGTCGGTCGTGTCGGTGGTCGACCCTGGTGGCATACCGTGCTGGCAACGCAGGCGGCAGTAACGCTCGGCCTGGCGCCACTCTCGCTGGCGCTGTTCCAGCAGGTGTCGCTGGTGGGGCCGCTGGCGAACGCGGTGGCCATTCCACTGGTGACGTTGCTGGTAGTGCCGCTGACCTTGCTGTGGCTGGTAGTTCCACTGGACGCCCTGCTGCTTGCCGCGCACCAGCTCATGCTGTGGCTGGTGCAGGGCCTGCAGTGGTTGTTGACCTGGCCGGCCCCATTGTGGATGCAGCACGCGCCGCCGTGGTGGGCAGTCGCCCTCGCGATTGCCGGCTGCGTCGTGATGCTGGCGCCACGCGGCTGGCCGCACCGGTGGCTGGGTGCGCTGTGGTGTCTGCCGCTCTTCACTGTGGTTCCGCCAGCGGTTCCTGAAGGCGAGTTTCGTCTGACGGCGCTCGACATCGGGCAAGGTACCACCGCCATCGTTCAGACTGCCAATCACACGCTGGTCTACGACACCGGGCCGCGCTGGACCGACAGCGCCGATGCCGGCTCGCGACTGATTGCACCTTATCTGCGCGGGAGCGGCGCCGGGCGTATCCATGGGCTGGTGGTTAGTCATCTCGACATCGACCACAGCGGCGGTGCGCGATCACTGCTCAATATGTTGCCGGTGGACTGGATGCTGACCTCAGTATTCAACGAAGCCGATATCGTGACGGTCGCCCGCTCACGCTCGGTGACGCCGATTGCCTGCATCCGAGGGCAGTCCTGGCAATGGGATGGTGTCCGCTTTGAGGTGCTGCATCCGGAGGCGGACAGCTACCTCGAAGCAAAGCTGAAGACGAATGACCGTTCCTGTGTCATCAAGGTCAGCAGCGCACAGTTCAGCGCATTGCTGACCGCCGATATCGAAGCACTCAGCGAACGGGCATTGGTCGAGCGCTACGCCGATCAGTCCACCATGTTACGCAGCGACGTGCTGCTGATGCCGCATCACGGCAGCCTGACCTCATCGACACCAGCTTTCATCGACGCCGTCGCACCCAAGCTGGCGCTGATCAACGCCGGCTACCGCAACCGTTTCGGTCATCCGCGCGACGCAGTGCTGGCGCGCTATCGCGAACGCGACATTGATGTGCTGCGCACCGACTGGCATGGCGCAATCGTGCTCGATTCGGTGCAAGGCGTCACCAGCGCGAGCAAATACCGCGACGTGCGCCGCCGTTACTGGCTGGATCGACCTGATCCCGCCGATCAGCGTCCTCTGGAATAG
- a CDS encoding succinylglutamate desuccinylase/aspartoacylase domain-containing protein — translation MNARIETAFPDIRPWAAGRAGNERDEAIPHVWTYTGVAPGPHVCVNALVHGNEVCGAIAGDWLLRELAAGLRPARGALSVAFANVDAYHSFDAAKPFQSRCVDEDFNRLWDVATLNGPRDSRELRRARELRPFYDTVDHLLDLHSMLEPAPPIALAGDTDKGLALARAVGTPQHILVDSGHAAGKRLRDYADFGDPLHPRSALLVECGQHWEAAVGDVARHVTLRFLRHFEVLDAAALAKLASTLASVGESVPVAQRVIDIDAVVTVANPQFRWIRPLLGLEVFPYAGTLLAMNGDVEVRTPHADAVMVMPVPQPKVGQTAVRIGRFRA, via the coding sequence ATGAACGCACGAATTGAAACTGCCTTTCCTGACATTCGCCCGTGGGCCGCAGGTCGCGCTGGCAACGAGCGTGACGAGGCTATTCCCCACGTGTGGACCTACACCGGTGTCGCGCCGGGGCCGCATGTGTGCGTGAATGCGCTGGTGCACGGCAATGAAGTCTGTGGCGCGATTGCGGGCGACTGGTTGCTCAGGGAGCTGGCAGCAGGGTTGCGTCCGGCACGCGGCGCACTATCTGTCGCGTTTGCCAACGTTGATGCCTATCACAGCTTCGACGCCGCGAAACCCTTTCAATCACGTTGCGTCGATGAGGACTTCAACCGCCTGTGGGATGTGGCTACGCTGAACGGCCCGCGCGACTCCCGGGAGCTGCGACGCGCCCGCGAACTGCGGCCGTTTTACGACACCGTCGATCACCTGCTTGACCTGCATTCGATGCTGGAGCCGGCACCGCCGATTGCGCTGGCTGGCGACACCGACAAGGGGTTGGCGCTGGCCCGGGCCGTTGGTACGCCGCAGCACATCCTGGTCGATTCCGGGCATGCCGCTGGCAAGCGGCTGCGCGACTACGCCGACTTCGGCGATCCGCTGCATCCGCGCAGCGCCTTGCTGGTGGAGTGCGGGCAACATTGGGAGGCCGCAGTCGGCGACGTTGCGCGTCATGTCACATTGCGTTTTCTGCGCCACTTCGAGGTTCTGGATGCGGCAGCGTTGGCGAAGCTCGCTTCAACGCTTGCATCTGTTGGTGAGTCGGTGCCCGTAGCGCAGCGCGTGATTGACATCGATGCCGTGGTGACCGTGGCCAACCCACAATTTCGATGGATCCGGCCGCTACTGGGGCTGGAGGTGTTTCCGTACGCAGGCACCTTGCTGGCCATGAATGGTGATGTTGAGGTGCGCACACCGCACGCCGATGCTGTCATGGTGATGCCGGTGCCGCAACCGAAGGTCGGACAGACTGCGGTGCGTATCGGTCGCTTCCGCGCCTGA